The Cyclobacterium amurskyense genome contains the following window.
ACTTTCGATGCTGGTTACCAGTTGTATCCTACCCCTAGAATTTTATCAGCAGGTATCAATTTAAATTTCTAAGTACATGAAGACCAATAAATATATTCTATACCTATTATCGATAGTGTTATTATTCCCACTATCCAGCTGTAATGATGATTTCCTGGAGTTTTATCCTGAAGATAAAATTACTTCCGCCAACTTTCCTCAAAATGAAGAAGACATTGAATTGCTACTCAATGGAGTGTATGCATTATTGCGCGAAAATTCTATTTACAACGAAGGTCTTTTTGGGTTTGGTGTTTTGGATGGAGCTACTCCAAATGCTTTCAACTGGGGCAATACCCCTATCGCTAGGGCTGGAAGTGGCCAATTGAACTCTAGTGATGGTAGCATAGTCAATTTTAGATGGACCAGGTCCTATGGGATTATTTTCAGGGCCAACTATCTTTTGCAAGCTTTGGATCAAGTAAATTTGAGTGAGGGAGATAAAAATATTTACCGTGCTGAAGCGAGATTTTTGAGAGGTTTGGCCTATTCTATACTTGCAGAAGGATTTGGTGGAGTCCCTATTATTTTAAATGCAATTTCAACTGAAGAGGCAAGGTCTATTTCCAGAGCAAGTCAGGAAGAAACCTGGGATCAAGTGATGGCAGATTATAATATGGCGATTGATAACCTTGGAGCGGAAGCCCCGGAGCTTGGAAGAGCAACAAAAGGAGCTGCTTTAGCCATGAAAATGAGGGCATTGTTGTACCAGAGTAAATTCGACCAGGTTTTAGAAGTAATTGATGAAATTGAAGCCCTTGGCAAGTATTCCCTTTTCCCGAGTTACGAAGGCCTGTTTAAACTTGAAAATGAAAACAATGCTGAGGTGATTTTTGATGTGCAATACATCTCAGGAGAGAATTCACAAGGTTCATTGCATGACCAATACTGTGGAACAGGCACAGGAAGCTGGACCAGAGGAAGCAGGTATGTACCTACTGACGATTTGGTAAGTGCTTATGAAACAATTGATGGTTCAGCAGTTGACCCAAACAACCCTTACGAAGGGCGTGATCCTAGGCTGGAGTTTACTGTGGTAGTTCCAGGGGCCTATATTTTGGGATACAGGTTTCCAAATTATACCTATCCAGGCGGCGCATTTAATCACCCAGGAAATAGGTTAAAGCACTTGAGTGCGAGAAAATACCGCATAGAACCGGAAGCAGATTTACCTCCTTCAGGCCAATCTGGCCTAAACAACATTGTCATTAGGTATGCAGATGTGCTTTTGTCAAAAGCGGAGGCGATTATCGAAACCAATGGCGATATAGATGAGGCCATCAACCTTATCAATCGAATTCGTACGGAAAGAGATGATGTGAAGATTACTTCTTTGCCAAAGGGACTTTCTCAAGAAGAAGCTCGTGCCAAATTACGGCATGAAAGAAGGATAGAATTTGCCTTAGAAGGTTTGTATTGGGCAGATATTAAAAGGTGGGAAATTGGTGATGAACTTTATCCATTGGAGATAAAAGACCACAATGGGGATGTAATTGAAACCAAATTCCCGAATGGATACCTTGATTTTTATCGTTTACTTCCTATCCCGGACAGTGAAATATCCTTAAATGGAAATTTAACACAAAATCCAGGTTGGTAAATAGCTTTTTTATTCCCGGACCATGAAAAAGTATAGCTCATGGTCTGGGTTAAAATCAATAAATACTTGAATTGTAAGTTAACAACAATTAAAATGAATGTATTGAAAAATGCTACTTGGGTATTTTTATTGGCTGGGATTTTAAGCAGTTGCAGTAACTCAGCTACCAAAGAAAAAGTACAGCCTAATTTTGTGATCATCATGGCTGATGACCTGGGCTTTGGAGGTCTTGCTTCCTATGGTGATCCACGTCTTCGTACACCAAATATTGACTACCTGGCAGCAAAAGGCATTCGATTCACCGATTTTCATTCCAACGCCCCTGTTTGTTCACCAACTCGGGCAGCATTGCTGACGGGAAATTACCAGCAAAGAGCAGGTTTGGAAGGAGTTATTTACGTGAGAGGGGAGACAAGAGAGGTAGGCCTTGACAGTAGTCAGGTGTCAATAGCAAAACTATTGAAAACAGCAGGCTATGCGACTGGAATCATGGGAAAATGGCACTTAGGATATCAAAAAGAGTATAATCCCGTCTATCATGGCTTCGATACTTTTTATGGGTATTTGAGTGGCAATGTAGATTACCATTCGCATTATGACAACGCAGGCATTTATGATTGGTGGCATAACTTAGATTCAATATATGAAGAGGGTTATGCGACTGATTTGATCAGTGCGCATGCGGTAGATTTTATAAATGAAAATAAGGAAAAACCTTTCTTTTTGTATGTTTCCCATGAAGCCCCACATGTGCCATTTCAAGGTAGAAATAACCCTGCCTATAGATTTCCTGGCAAGAAATTTAGCTACCATGGACCTGTGGAGGATACTGTAAAAGTGTACAATGAAATGGTAGAGGTGATGGATGAAGGTGTTGGGGAAATTTTAAATGCTTTAAGAAAAAATGGTATTGAAGAAAATACTTTAGTATTGTTTATATCGGACAACGGGGCAGAGATCTTTGGAAACAATGGCAAATTGAGCGGGCAAAAAGGAAACCTTCTGGAAGGAGGACACCGTGTTCCGGGTATAGCTTATTGGAAAGGGAAAATCACACCAAGAGAATCCTCTGCCACTGTACTTAGCATGGATGTATTGCCAACACTGCTTGCGATGAGCCAAGATTCTTATTCCGAAAAGCTACAATTTGATGGGGTCGACCTTTCCAAGCACCTTTTGCACAATAAATCAATTGAGGATAGAGATTTATTCTGGAGATACAGGAATCAAAAAGTTGCTCGACATAAGGAGTGGAAATTACTTCTATCAGACAAAGATACCCTGTTGATAAATCTCAATAA
Protein-coding sequences here:
- a CDS encoding sulfatase-like hydrolase/transferase; this encodes MNVLKNATWVFLLAGILSSCSNSATKEKVQPNFVIIMADDLGFGGLASYGDPRLRTPNIDYLAAKGIRFTDFHSNAPVCSPTRAALLTGNYQQRAGLEGVIYVRGETREVGLDSSQVSIAKLLKTAGYATGIMGKWHLGYQKEYNPVYHGFDTFYGYLSGNVDYHSHYDNAGIYDWWHNLDSIYEEGYATDLISAHAVDFINENKEKPFFLYVSHEAPHVPFQGRNNPAYRFPGKKFSYHGPVEDTVKVYNEMVEVMDEGVGEILNALRKNGIEENTLVLFISDNGAEIFGNNGKLSGQKGNLLEGGHRVPGIAYWKGKITPRESSATVLSMDVLPTLLAMSQDSYSEKLQFDGVDLSKHLLHNKSIEDRDLFWRYRNQKVARHKEWKLLLSDKDTLLINLNKDVLELHNLSKERPEIVKDLLKKLEDWEKEVGPVTAMKTI
- a CDS encoding RagB/SusD family nutrient uptake outer membrane protein is translated as MKTNKYILYLLSIVLLFPLSSCNDDFLEFYPEDKITSANFPQNEEDIELLLNGVYALLRENSIYNEGLFGFGVLDGATPNAFNWGNTPIARAGSGQLNSSDGSIVNFRWTRSYGIIFRANYLLQALDQVNLSEGDKNIYRAEARFLRGLAYSILAEGFGGVPIILNAISTEEARSISRASQEETWDQVMADYNMAIDNLGAEAPELGRATKGAALAMKMRALLYQSKFDQVLEVIDEIEALGKYSLFPSYEGLFKLENENNAEVIFDVQYISGENSQGSLHDQYCGTGTGSWTRGSRYVPTDDLVSAYETIDGSAVDPNNPYEGRDPRLEFTVVVPGAYILGYRFPNYTYPGGAFNHPGNRLKHLSARKYRIEPEADLPPSGQSGLNNIVIRYADVLLSKAEAIIETNGDIDEAINLINRIRTERDDVKITSLPKGLSQEEARAKLRHERRIEFALEGLYWADIKRWEIGDELYPLEIKDHNGDVIETKFPNGYLDFYRLLPIPDSEISLNGNLTQNPGW